gtACCCCAGGTGGTGCATTCAGGCACGGATTTTCATTTCCTTGAGAGACGTACTGGTGAAAAGGCTGAACTTGTAGTTGATGGGTGAAGTCAGTGCTGGCTTGAATTCCTGAAGTGATAACTGCCAAATTTTGGTGGCAGAGGGCAATGGTGTGACATATCGGTGCAATGTTTATCACTGCCACTTTGCAGACTGTGTTAGACCCTGTCCTTGggtgctgtctctgtggagtttttACATTCGCTCGTGATATGTGGGTTTCCAGATGATTCAGTTTGTTCTGTCATTCCAAAGATATAATAATTGGTTATTGGTAATTGTTATATTCCCCTTTTGGTAAGTAATAAAAGGAAACAGAGATTTTGATGGGCAGATATGAAAGAGAGTAAGTTTCAGGGCTACCAGGGAAGATGAGGAGCAGGGAATGGGATGGATGAGATTGTTGCGTTATAATTGGATTTGACcattgggccaaatagcctccttcTGTGTTGTAGCAAGCAATGGGTGGCTGATGCAGGAGCATTCATTTACTACTATCAGTTAAAAGGAATCTTTAACTTTGGAGTTTTGAACTGCATTTACATGAAGACAAGTCAAGATAAAATTTCGCCTGAGAAACTTGTAATCCATCAGCTTTgtgaatgtttgttggtgccaacCAGCAGGTTTTTGGTCTCAGAACTTGCTTTGGCTATCCACAGTCCCCAGCTCCCAACCTCACTGCAGGATGTCTGAGAACCAAGTATTTCCTTGAGGTTTTggggaaaataaaacagaaatatcCAGGAACAATGTCAGTCCCATGCAACATTCCCAGTTTCAGATGCAATAGATACAGAATCAAGTGGAATCTGAGATTTTGTTAATGTGTTGGTATCATTCACTTATCATAAGACCGtaaaacacaggaacagaattaggccatttagcccatcaagtctgccccaccatttcaaaatggctaatccattttctcTCAACCCCAATTTCTTGATTTCCCTACCTGCATCCCTTTGTGCCCTGATCAattaggaatctatcaacctctgccttaaatgtacatgaaGTCTTGGCCGCCACaggtgcctgtggcaatgaattccacagattcaccactctctggcaaaagaaattcctcttcgtctcatttctaaaagaacacccctctattctgaggctgtgtcctctggtcatagactcttcACAagacgaaacatcctctccacatccactctatcaaggcttttctccattcgataggcttcaattaggttgcccctcattcttatgaattctagtgaatacagtcccagagccatcaaatgctttctgTAAGACAAGtcgttcaatcctagaatcattttcatgaacctccgtTGACCTCCAGTTTAAAAACCTCCTTTCTAAGAAGAGTGACCCAAAACAggtggagtcagtggtgaggaaggcaagtgcaatgatcgcattcatttcatgaggtctggaatacaagagcagtgatgtgaggctgaggctttataagccactggtggggcctcaccagttctgggctcctcatctaaggaaagatgtactggcattggagagggttcagagaaggtttacaaggatgattctgggaatgaaagggttatcagacgaggaatgtttgatagttctgggtctgtactcactgaaatttagaagaatggtgggggggggtctcattgaaaccttttggatGTTGAACGGACaatacagagtagatgtggaaagggtatttcccatggtgggcagTCTAGGacgagggcacaacctcaggatagaggagcatccatttaaaacagagatacggagaaatttttttagtcagagggtggtgcatttgtggaatttattaccatgggcagctatggaggccagatcatttggTGTatgtaaggcagagcttgatggattcttgattggataCAGCATGAAAGGTTAGAggggaaggctggggagtggggctgaagtGGGgagaaaaaagatcagccatgattaaatggcagagcagacttgaggggccaaatggtctaattctactcctatgtcttatggccttattgtctaaaactgctaacaatactcccaagtgaggcctcaccagtgctttataaagtctcaacattacgtccttgcttttatattctagatctcttgaaatgagtgctagcatcacatttgccttcctcaccacacactcaacctgcaaattaacctttaaggaatgcTGCACAAGGACTGCCATGTATTTTTGCACtttactttctctccatttagaaaatagtcaaccctttcatttcttctaccaaagtatatggccatatacttcccaacactgtattccatctgccacttctttgcccattcttctaatctgtttaagtccttctctacttcctcaaaactacttgcccctccacctatcttcatatcgtctgcagactttacaacaaagccatcaattccatcatccaagtcatttacatataatgtgaaaagaattggtcccaacacagaccctgtggaacaccactagtcaccagcagccaaccattcccactctttgcctcctgccaatcagccaatgttttatccatgctagtgtctttcttgtaataccacaggctcttagcTTATTAAACAGCCTCGTCtgacactttgtcaaaggccttctgaaaatccaagtacacagcatcaaccaattctcctttatctatcctgcttgttgtttcttcaaagatttcTAACAGATTTATCCTCATATAGTTGAGTGGAAGAGATGCATCAGTGGAAGAGTAGAGGCATATTCTCTGTTTATAAACTTGGTTGTAACTGGTAGTTAAAtaaatgtaacacacacaaaatgttggtgtaacgtagcaggccaggcagcatctataggaagaagcaccattgatatttcgggccgaggcccttcgtcaggactaactgaaagaaaagatagtaagagatttaaaagtaggagggggagggggaaatacaagatgataggagacgaccggagggggtggggtgaagctaagagctggaaaggtgattggcaaaagggatacagagctggagaagggaaagcatcatgggacggaaggcctaaggagaaagaaggagggaggggagcaccagagggggatgaagaacaggcagagtgatgggcacagagaaaaaaaggggaggggggagaaaataaaaaaaatcagggatggggtaagaaggtgaggaggggcattaacggaagttggagaagtcaatgttcatgccatcaggttggaggctacccagacggtatataaggtgttgttcctccaacctgcgtgtggcttcatcttgacagtagaggaggctatggatagacatatcagaatgggaatgggatgtggaattgaaatgtgtggccactaggagatcctactttctctggcagacagagcgtaggtgttaaTAAATAAATGTAGGTGTAAataaatgtctttttttttctcgATCTACCCATATGGGTGGCTCAGTGGGGTTGTTATGGTTATCATGATCTTCTGGAGAGTTCTTAAATATCATTGTTGGTTGAAGCTAAGCAGACTATAAATTACTCATGCAACTGCAGCCTGCTCTTGTACTGCCTTTTGTTTTTTGTTATATATCAGCAGCACCAGCAGCTGCCCTTTCACGAGGCCTCTGGGTAGAGGGCCCCTGAAACTTACTCCACCATTTAATTAGTTCAGGCCTGATCTACAAGTTAGGAGTAGAATCTTGAACAAATTGATGGGAATCTGGGGACTTAAAGAATGGGATTAATGTCGGATTACTGTAAATGGTGGGTTGGCAGGCACAGACCTGTTGAGCCAGATGGCCTGCTTctgtagtgtgtgtgtatttgtgagcTTGTATGTACATAGGTGACTGTACATACAAAAGAATGAGGCAAATGAAAAATACATTGAGCTGAAGAAAGGGCCATTCAGACATTTGTACAAAAGGTTGGTGAAACAAGTCAGTTTTAAAATGGCAATGGAATGAAATCAAGAGTTCATTCCAGAATTCTGCCTGATAATTTGATTGCCAGTGTTGGGGCCAAGCAAATTGTAGATGTATAAGAGGTCTGACTTGTATAAGGCTACATGTAACCCTTGACTGATATAACTGTGGGTATGATTTCTTAACTCTACATTGTACAACAGTAACTGAACATctgtttctattttttttttctttttaattcagcaatgtaaagcagagattgaagaatgcagtgagactCATTCCCTGCACAGGATTATTTCTGACGATGACAAAGAGCCTGGCTCTATTACATATCAACCAGGAGTAGCCCAAACAAATCAGCTTCTGCTGAACAAACTGGATTCAGTATTGTCAGAAGATGGGATTGTCTGTCAGATAAGTATGAAAGATGGACCTCAGTTTATGCCTGAGCAACAAGAAGCTATGTCAGCAACAGATAAGCATTTTAAAGTATATACGGAGCAGAAAGAAGTGATGGAAGAAAGGACAAATTCATGTACTAAAGTGGACAGCACGATAGTTTCAGTACAACTGGATAAGGTTAACTCTACTCAGGTAGAACAGAGGAGTACAACAGTTGTCCATCTCGGACATCATACTTATTCAACCACAGAAGTGTACAGTTCTGGGGAACAACTGGAATATAGTTCTGCCTCACATGGAGGACTAGCATTGGTCTTGGGAAAAGAAGAGGACAGTGGAATTACAAGACATTGTCCTGAGCTTCAAGGAGTTCAAAGCAACAAATCTGATAAATTGCAGGCACGCATACAGGATCTTGAAGAGGAGCTGGAAGAGTTGAAGGCCTTCTACAGTAAGCAGCTGAAGGATAACAATGAAGAGCTTATGGGCTTAAATCAGATAGTTTTGGGTTACAAGGAAGAGATAGTAAAAGCAAATGAAGCCATTGATAATCTGAGTGCAGAGAAGAATGAGCTTCTTGATCAGATTCAGAAGTACAGTGAGGAGTTGTCTTTAGTACCTCAACTAAAAGAGAAACTGACAAAAgcagaggaagaggcagttgaTGAAGAGAAAAAGAACTACTTGGTTTTGGAAAACATGAGTATGCAGAACAGTTTATTACAAGAGCAGTTTCAcagtgcagaaaatgaatctaggTCAAAGGATATGAAAATTGAGGCCCTGGAGAGGGAGCTGGACATCATGCagcatcagatcagtgaacaagaGGTAGAGGTTAAAGACCTGAGAGGAGAGTTAAAAATGAAGAAAGAAGCAACCTTGAACTTGAAGCAGCTTGTCAATGATGACAAGTCCAAAATTGAGGAACTTGTGCAGAAGCTGGCTTCTAAGGAGCAGGAATTGGTGACCATGCAGCAAGCTCTTTTTGAAAATGTAAGTAAAGTGCAGCAACTTCACTCGTGTCTGTCAGAAAAGGAAAGAGAAATGGCTGAGGTCACTATGAGTATGTCTGAGAAAATGGTAGTGTTAAATGAAGAGAAATTTTCTTTGGGAAACCAAGTGAAACAGTTAAAGGAGCAGGCGCTATTGCTACAAAAAGAACCAGAGGGGAAAGAAGAAGAGAAGCCCTCTAGTGAACCTGAGCAACCCACCAGGAGTAAAGAACAGACTGACCTTTCACAAAGTGGCACAGGCAGACTGGAGCTAATACTGAAGGAGAGGGATGATTTAAAGAAACATGTAGATAACCTGACAAAGGAGAATGAGCAGATAAAAAGAAAGCTCCAGGCTGCTTTGATAAAAAGGAAAGAACTTTTAAAGAAAATGGAAGAGATGAAACAGGAAGCACAGAATAAAGACTGTGAAGCAGAGGAAAGTTCTCCATCAGGGAATGAAGCAGGATGCAGTGACCTCAACTCTTCAGAGCCAGTGCAACTATGTgaagaaaatcaaattcagaatcAACAGAGTGTTGATCTGGTTAGGGCTcttgctgagaaagaaacagATTTGCAGAATGTCAGGGAAGCTCTGCAAGATCAAGAAGCTACTGTTGGTCACCTTCAGAATTTGGTAGAAGATCTGAAACAAAAACTTCAGAAGAAAACAGATCAAGTGAATTCACTGGAAGCAACTTTATTGCCCAAGCAGTTGGATAATCCACAGGCAATGTCAcaacatgaaatggaagagaaggatgttgagaatgAGAGCACTGAAATTGATTCTGATAAGGTCCCTGAGCCCATTATCACAGTGGAAGGATCGGAAGAAAGTAAGCAAACTCTGCTCGAGTCTAAGCTTTCTGTACTGGAACAAGAGAAGGATCAGCTGCAGAAGAAGCTTGAGGAAGCTATGAGTTTGCGGAAGGATATGATCAAAAAAGCTCAGGAGAAGAATAGACTCCATAGGGAGCAAGTAAAGCAACAGAAGGAACAATACAATGCTTTACTGGAGAATTTCAATCAACAGAGTCAGGAGAAAGTAAGGATTTGTGAAGAGCTTTCAAGAGTGAAAGAgcagctgcagcttttggaaGAGAAGCCTGCAGGTGCAGAACCGCAGCCAGGGAAACTACTTCAAgagaattctgaggaagcaaaagACGAATTGTCAGAGAGGAGTGAGCATTTAGGTTGGAGCTCTGAATTGATGGACACTTCAAGAACAATCCTGGTTCAGGCACCTGTGTATGTATCTGAAGCAAAAACTGAAGATCCTGTGGTGGCCCAGTTAAGAGAAGAACTTGAGAAGCTGCACAATAAAAATAATGACCTTGAATTAAAACTGCAGCATTTGACAAATCCTGAGCAGAGAATAATGGAAGAAGCAGCTGTATCTCAGGATAAAATCGCTGAGCTGGAAGAAACCCACTGCTTGGAGAAAGAAGAGTTAATTAAAGAACTTGACCTTCTGAAAAAAAGATATCAGGACACAGAAGCACATGCAGAAGATCTAAAGTTGGCTTTAGAGGTGGCTAGAGCTGGAAGTTCTGATTCTGAGAGCATGGCCATTCTAAGCAAGCAATATGAAGAGTTAAAGGTAATTTTGCAtaacaaagatgaagaaatagaaCGTTTCTATAGTCAGCTGAAGGAAAAAGATGCATTATTTCAAAACCTGGAACAGACACTATCAGTGAAAGTTGATTTCATTAAAACACTACAGTCTCAAATGGAAGAACAAGCTAAAGAATTTGAAGATGAAAGGAAACTTCTTCAAAATGAGGTCCTAGAAGCGCAGCAAAAGCAAGAGGATGATACTGAAGAGGCTAAGTTGAAACAGCAAATGCAGAGGAAGCTACAAGCTGCCTTGATCTCTCGCAAAGAAACTTTGAAAGTGAACAAATCActgagggaagagctggctaATGTAACAACATTGAAAGAAGAATTAAATCAAAGGCTAACTGAAATGGAAATGGCGATTGAAAACCTGAGGAAGGACAAAGAAGACCTTACGACAAAATTGTTAAATCTTAAGGAGcaaaaagaaaaattaattaTAGAAGTTGATAAATTACTGATTGAAAACCAGAATTTCAGTGCTTCTAGTGAAAGCTTAAAGCTGATCATTGACGGCATTACACAAGAAAAAGCTATCTTGCAACACGAAGTTGAATTCTTAaaaagtgaacaaaaggcagAGAGCTCAGACTGGCATAGGAAACATGAAGAATTACAAAAAGAATACGAAACACTTCTACAATCCTATGAGAATGTGAGTGGTGAGATTGAAAAGATGTACCGTGTACTTGAAATTGTAAAACAGGAGAAGCAGGAGTTGTTCGGCAAGATTCAAGAGGCTGAAGTTCAGAAAAAAGGGGTAGAGAAACAACTTCAGGAGGCAAAAGAGGAGCAGGAGGGAATGAAGGAAAAAATGAGGAAATTTGCTAAATCAAAGCAGCAGAAAATTATGGATCTCGAAGAAGAAATTGAGAGACTCCAGTTGGAACAGCAGTCTGAACCAAGCATGCAGAGTAAGCCAAGTGAATCTTCAGTCTTAACAGAAAGGCGACTTCAGGAGGAACTTCAGAAAGCAAAACAGGAAACAGAAGAGGTGATGAAAGAACTTGAAACCTTAAAAATTCAGAGGGATTTTTTGAAGGGAGAGACCAATAcgttgaaactggagctgaatgagatggctgagaagctggaaaATAGTGAGAAAGTTTTAGCCAAACATCAAAGTAATATTCAAGAACAGGAAATTAAAGTGAAAGAAGCTATTGATGCAACCATTGTAGCAGAAGTTAAACAGGGATTATCCAATAAAGTAGGTCCTTCAGTAGAGTCAACTAAAATCCATGGCCCTCCAGGGGGCTCAGAAGATCGTAGCTTCGATAATGAAATAAAGTACAATCAAGAACTGTCACAGTTGATGGAACAACTAAAACAGATGGAAAATGACAAGCAGATGACAGAGAATGAGATATATGAATTGAAGAAAGTAAACCAACTTTTGCAAAGTGAAAGGGACAGTTTGGAAGAGCAACTAGTTAAAAAtaaggaggaatggaaacagaTGCATAGGACTGTCTCTGAGCTTGAGCTCGATAATCACCAATTAAAACAAAAAGTAGAACTAGTACAGAAGGAGAAAACATCAGCAGATTTGGATAAAGATGATCTAGAAGAACGACTAATGAACCAGTTGGCAGAGCTAAACAGTAGTGTTGCTGATTATCAACAGGAATCAAAAGAACATAACAACAAGATTTCGCATTTAGAACTAACTGTGAGAGAGTATCTGAAACAGATTGGTGAACTGGAAGAAGAAGTGAGGCAACTTAAGAGAGAAAAGGCTGAAGCTGCAGCCAAGTTGCAAAAGGACTTTGAGCAGAAAATAAAGTCAATGCAAAAGAAATATGAGGGGGGTAAAATTCACAACAAAGAATTACAGGAGCTGCTCAAAGAACAACAGCAAGAGGTCAAGCAACTGCAGAAAGATTGCATTCAATACCAGGAGAAAATCAGTGGCTTAGGAAAAACTATTAGGGCATTGGAATTTGTTCAGCAAGAGACCCAGAAGAGTTTGGATACTGCAAAGAAGGAAACAGCAGCacaactggaagattgcaaaaagGCCCAGGCAGAGCTGCTTTCTTGTAAAGTTCAACTCGATGATGCTCAAAGTGAGGTAGCTAGGCTCTTGGCAGATGAGTTGAAGCTAAAAGAAGAGCTTCAGACTCTTGAAAATAAGGCCAAAGAGCAAACTACCTATATGGAAGAAGAACAAAAGAGAAGGATTAATCGAGAAAAAGATGAACATAGAAAGGAGCTTAAAAACATGCAAGAGAAGATAGAAAGTTTGGAGCGTGAGAAGAAGCATTCTGAAGACACCGTTGAGGCACTGCAGGGCACATTGGAAAAGAAGAAAGAGGAAACCAATCAGATTCAGGCAAATTTCAATGAAAATTTAGCCAAGCTGGCAGCCTTCACTCGTAGTATGTCTTCTTTACAGAATGACCGTGACAGAATTATTGATGAGTCTAAAAAATGGGAAATCAAGTTCAATGATGCAATTTTGAAGAAAGAAGAAGAGATCAGAGACAAGGAAAACAACTGCAGCAGACTGAGGGATCAGCTAAGACAGATCACCATTCATCATGAGGAACTGAAAATCAAGCTTTCAAGGTAAAGCAAAACAAAACATCTCCTTTCATCCAGGTCAAAGAAATATATAGAACTAGCTATTCTTGGTGTTTAGGAACTTTTTTTTATCCTGTTTGTAAACTTCTATCCTTCCCCTGACAAATTATTGAAGTCTCTCAACTTTGGTAAATTAGTATGAGGCTTTCGCATTTTAAGTAAGTGTTAACATTTAAAGTAAATTACTCCAACGATGTGAATATTTGAAGTTTGCAACTTTTTAATGAAATTCCAGTTCTAATGAGAAATGCCACGTTGTATAAAAGACATATGGAGcactatgtgggagggaacgattagattgatcttggaataagttaaagggtcagcacaacgcGGTGCAGAACTATTCTATGTTCATATTTTAAAACAGTTCACTGCTGgatggcaaacatgaggaaatctgcagatgctggaaattcaagcaacacacataaaatgccggtggaatgcagcaggccaggcagcatctataggaagaagcgctgccaacattttgggtcaagacccttcacctctcatcctgatgaagggtctcggcccgaaacatcgacagtccttcttccaatagatgctgcctggcctgctgcattccaccagcattttgtgtgcactgcTGGATGGAGTTAGTAGCAACAGTAGGGCACAGCCACATGTGATCAAATAATACACAtgtagaatttttttaaatgatctgGTTATTTTAACTGATCTCATTAAGAGTAACAATGATAAGATTTCCTGTATCTCTGTGGATCTGTTAGGGGAGATGAAGTAGGTTTGACTACCATAATTacagttaagaccataagaagtAGGAACAGGAATTGACCCTTTGAGTTTAGTCATGACTGATCCAAAGTTCCTCAAAAGTACTTTTCCATCTTATCCCCACATGCCTTGATTTTCTTGTTGCTTATAAATCTGTCAGCTTTGAATATATTCAATAATAGAAATTCCACAGCTTTAAGGCAAAAAGAGAAGAAATTCTATGGCCTTAAATGCCCTCCACTCCTAGACTGTCCCACTTTCccccaatttactttcatacccCCTAAGaatcttgtatcttctaccttcTTTGAATAAGGGTATCAAATTGGCAGTTTTATAATTTGCTACTTCTCTGGAGTGTAAGGGTTATACAAATGTGCATCCACTATTGACAGCCACTCCCTTTGTAAATATGAAAATAATCCACTTCAGCGTTGATACAAAAATGGTGTTTAATTCCCACCCTACCCCCATCCCAAATTTCTTTTGAATGATGTTCATTGTATCTTTGATTATAAAGACTGAGTTACCAGGTTACAGTTTATTaaagataaac
The genomic region above belongs to Hypanus sabinus isolate sHypSab1 chromosome 13, sHypSab1.hap1, whole genome shotgun sequence and contains:
- the LOC132403566 gene encoding golgin subfamily B member 1-like isoform X3 — encoded protein: MLSRLSDLAKGVNTVLQDLSGEDSGNEINASQRTATSHQSEMETGGEVSEDVMERLAHTEQLVIQLKELVREKDFQLQSKDVQLKEEKELFDARLSKLKLQAKAKVASLNARIEELQKQTLPSTSSQTASTAENVAEVGVEHPLHDEIENLKGQLQKQEDSFRTLQATAEGMKDQLQAASELLKQKEAEHARELLSLREVILEKDSRFQECIQKHEEELVQLASGSEINKELQQTVKSLQRKLEEKEEALVGRTRVVEMLQQELNNCDWEKKVLNKKLQELEDNLSTLQAAFDLEKVSSETRLRELVEKHEIELAEKDRTLMHLQQTLQTALASYDELTAQSQQLQNTVEAREKICQALTDEVKLLKDDLKQIEENKQSEADLISQNETSARIQELEEKVQSLQTAAEEQVVTSQNRLAELEEEKGSLLWRIVDYEEIKTENEHLRARIKELEQHRAVNLAQPTEDSMLAEGTGIKLLETLVEDQATQSGDVSQWVTEKTDKAKNLQEVSEPEQKATEPVEVQQCKAEIEECSETHSLHRIISDDDKEPGSITYQPGVAQTNQLLLNKLDSVLSEDGIVCQISMKDGPQFMPEQQEAMSATDKHFKVYTEQKEVMEERTNSCTKVDSTIVSVQLDKVNSTQVEQRSTTVVHLGHHTYSTTEVYSSGEQLEYSSASHGGLALVLGKEEDSGITRHCPELQGVQSNKSDKLQARIQDLEEELEELKAFYSKQLKDNNEELMGLNQIVLGYKEEIVKANEAIDNLSAEKNELLDQIQKYSEELSLVPQLKEKLTKAEEEAVDEEKKNYLVLENMSMQNSLLQEQFHSAENESRSKDMKIEALERELDIMQHQISEQEVEVKDLRGELKMKKEATLNLKQLVNDDKSKIEELVQKLASKEQELVTMQQALFENVSKVQQLHSCLSEKEREMAEVTMSMSEKMVVLNEEKFSLGNQVKQLKEQALLLQKEPEGKEEEKPSSEPEQPTRSKEQTDLSQSGTGRLELILKERDDLKKHVDNLTKENEQIKRKLQAALIKRKELLKKMEEMKQEAQNKDCEAEESSPSGNEAGCSDLNSSEPVQLCEENQIQNQQSVDLVRALAEKETDLQNVREALQDQEATVGHLQNLVEDLKQKLQKKTDQVNSLEATLLPKQLDNPQAMSQHEMEEKDVENESTEIDSDKVPEPIITVEGSEESKQTLLESKLSVLEQEKDQLQKKLEEAMSLRKDMIKKAQEKNRLHREQVKQQKEQYNALLENFNQQSQEKVRICEELSRVKEQLQLLEEKPAGAEPQPGKLLQENSEEAKDELSERSEHLGWSSELMDTSRTILVQAPVYVSEAKTEDPVVAQLREELEKLHNKNNDLELKLQHLTNPEQRIMEEAAVSQDKIAELEETHCLEKEELIKELDLLKKRYQDTEAHAEDLKLALEVARAGSSDSESMAILSKQYEELKVILHNKDEEIERFYSQLKEKDALFQNLEQTLSVKVDFIKTLQSQMEEQAKEFEDERKLLQNEVLEAQQKQEDDTEEAKLKQQMQRKLQAALISRKETLKVNKSLREELANVTTLKEELNQRLTEMEMAIENLRKDKEDLTTKLLNLKEQKEKLIIEVDKLLIENQNFSASSESLKLIIDGITQEKAILQHEVEFLKSEQKAESSDWHRKHEELQKEYETLLQSYENVSGEIEKMYRVLEIVKQEKQELFGKIQEAEVQKKGVEKQLQEAKEEQEGMKEKMRKFAKSKQQKIMDLEEEIERLQLEQQSEPSMQSKPSESSVLTERRLQEELQKAKQETEEVMKELETLKIQRDFLKGETNTLKLELNEMAEKLENSEKVLAKHQSNIQEQEIKVKEAIDATIVAEVKQGLSNKVGPSVESTKIHGPPGGSEDRSFDNEIKYNQELSQLMEQLKQMENDKQMTENEIYELKKVNQLLQSERDSLEEQLVKNKEEWKQMHRTVSELELDNHQLKQKVELVQKEKTSADLDKDDLEERLMNQLAELNSSVADYQQESKEHNNKISHLELTVREYLKQIGELEEEVRQLKREKAEAAAKLQKDFEQKIKSMQKKYEGGKIHNKELQELLKEQQQEVKQLQKDCIQYQEKISGLGKTIRALEFVQQETQKSLDTAKKETAAQLEDCKKAQAELLSCKVQLDDAQSEVARLLADELKLKEELQTLENKAKEQTTYMEEEQKRRINREKDEHRKELKNMQEKIESLEREKKHSEDTVEALQGTLEKKKEETNQIQANFNENLAKLAAFTRSMSSLQNDRDRIIDESKKWEIKFNDAILKKEEEIRDKENNCSRLRDQLRQITIHHEELKIKLSRMEHSEQEWESKFKIEEENWRQMMQKVQEENGQLFSRSEEFQKLHKDSQNEQLKLSEETKSLKGQIADLNNSLEKLEVTKGDLEKNLSKRETEVQNYMLTCEQLKSNLQNSKALTEKLHEETGEKEEKIVTLLAEKEEAVVSAIADAQQQHAEERGDWERQVKQLAKEKLEGELAIRKLQQETEDLDAKLRQTKEELKQNKVKLESLTKSMASLQNDRERVLSDYKQLEQRHIDVIVEKDQLIQEAATENNKLKNEFRSQQGQRDDLNSENAKLNAQLVRYREDLNQVILLKDSQHKQLEKTQLERIRALENEKAIMETKSKELEQENETLKEEKQKQTEQLQLAEKITDELKNEVENLRNGGPVQMLQKQLDEKLMEVEKLTTDLSSAQEKVAELELKRVEDEEETRHKLIDTKAKYEKELENLHHSAGIMRNETEVAEERVAELAKDLMETEQRLREALENIDQLQGQNRSFGKAMSSLQDNRDDLLVQFEKLQSKYVSDLEVERNRSEELYQELSQSKSQCSELVEENKRLSTELSAWKNNTIEDSLLARIDEMNTQLASKQQVVHELTLELESSAIQLKSFSKTVMALQDERDRLIDEVAKTKKVHEAKQTSPSNPGEVQSLKNALSSLQNDRDRLLKELRSLQQQYMRIGEETAEISQLQAQLESQKHQIANYEVTQEQLKQEYSTCQEELRHLRSEKMSYAAQSERLKEQYLIAVSDKDKQIHELQSMCQEMRLKLMQQV